One Tolypothrix bouteillei VB521301 DNA window includes the following coding sequences:
- a CDS encoding type IV pilus twitching motility protein PilT has protein sequence MTESQRPLNPAANSTRGVPPLPPPPPAMSTMRQSTQTLELPIERHPSRTGTTNSSASAPPPPTAVPSAHRPGTPPPMATSSRPKSNNSTLTLAQIIREAFDKGYSDIHLGVGEVPRFRNRGEMQPTDYPETDKPTFMEWMREIMTDAEIQRFEEYLEFDGATQYEFARVRINIFDSLKGYAMVLRLIPLKILTMEQLRLPAVFKDVCHYHKGLILVTGPTGSGKSTTMAAMIDYINSEMPKHIITIEDPIEFVHKSKKALIKQREVGMHTRKFDNALKAALREDPDLILVGEMRDKETVNTALKAAQTGHLVMGTLHTNSAVKTIERILNLYNGDEQDAMRVALAESLVAVIAQGLCRTTDGKRAAFHDILINTDAVKDWVKEGKYDAITELMKQASFDGMITMNQSLLNLYSEGRITEETALEMSPTPNEMAQFLRGRV, from the coding sequence ATGACAGAATCACAGCGTCCATTGAATCCCGCAGCAAATTCAACTCGTGGTGTTCCCCCATTACCACCACCACCACCTGCAATGAGTACGATGCGTCAGTCTACACAGACTTTAGAATTACCGATAGAGAGACATCCGAGTCGCACTGGGACAACAAACTCCTCTGCTTCTGCACCACCTCCACCAACGGCGGTTCCATCAGCTCATCGTCCCGGAACACCACCACCAATGGCTACTTCCTCCCGTCCTAAAAGCAATAATTCAACGCTAACTCTGGCACAGATTATACGAGAAGCTTTCGATAAGGGATATTCTGACATTCACTTGGGTGTAGGTGAAGTCCCTCGCTTCCGCAACCGAGGAGAAATGCAGCCGACAGATTATCCCGAAACCGATAAACCAACATTTATGGAGTGGATGCGGGAGATCATGACTGATGCAGAAATTCAACGCTTTGAAGAATATCTCGAATTTGACGGAGCTACGCAGTACGAATTTGCTAGGGTGCGGATTAATATCTTTGACTCCCTAAAAGGCTATGCGATGGTACTGCGATTGATTCCTTTGAAAATACTGACAATGGAACAGTTAAGGCTACCTGCTGTTTTCAAAGATGTATGTCACTATCACAAGGGTTTGATTCTAGTTACAGGTCCCACAGGCTCTGGTAAGTCCACCACAATGGCAGCAATGATTGACTACATCAATTCAGAAATGCCCAAACATATCATTACCATTGAAGACCCAATTGAATTTGTTCATAAAAGTAAAAAAGCTTTGATCAAACAACGGGAAGTAGGAATGCATACCCGAAAATTTGACAATGCATTAAAGGCAGCGTTGCGGGAAGACCCGGATTTGATTCTAGTGGGTGAAATGCGGGATAAAGAAACGGTGAACACAGCCCTGAAAGCCGCACAAACAGGTCACTTAGTCATGGGAACCCTGCACACTAATAGTGCTGTGAAAACTATTGAACGTATTCTCAATCTCTACAATGGAGACGAACAGGATGCTATGCGGGTTGCACTAGCTGAGTCTTTAGTGGCAGTGATTGCTCAAGGTTTGTGCCGTACAACAGATGGTAAACGCGCTGCTTTCCACGATATTCTCATCAATACCGATGCTGTAAAAGACTGGGTTAAAGAAGGGAAATATGATGCCATTACAGAATTGATGAAACAAGCAAGCTTTGATGGCATGATTACCATGAACCAGTCCCTGCTCAATCTTTACTCTGAAGGTCGGATTACAGAAGAAACAGCCTTAGAAATGTCACCAACGCCAAATGAAATGGCTCAATTCCTCCGTGGTAGAGTGTAA
- a CDS encoding circadian clock KaiB family protein produces the protein MISDKPTYPPTLFKGIALFTPGGDLIYCIDPSKQGRWHLHLCATLQEILDLPEPPHFLVPCYTATVDRWLDPRTQKIQVFAEAYPTVMRHQAVLNAIFSTGELVWQPSPWAEGLCDRMVLSAYRSTFPQLWEDHDLVVRLELSEPVPSYYQPVVSTEQQSKTQGYVLRLFVAGHSAATERILQNLHELLEQYLGYPYTLKVIDVLTNPEQAEADQVSATPTLVKVWPQPIRRIAGELDNVEKILQMLGTAENF, from the coding sequence ATGATTTCAGACAAACCAACTTACCCTCCTACCCTGTTTAAAGGTATTGCGCTCTTTACTCCGGGAGGAGATCTCATCTATTGCATCGACCCTAGCAAACAAGGTCGATGGCATTTGCATTTGTGTGCTACTTTACAGGAAATTTTGGATTTACCAGAACCTCCACATTTTTTAGTACCTTGTTATACAGCTACTGTCGATCGCTGGTTAGATCCGCGCACTCAAAAAATACAAGTTTTTGCCGAAGCTTACCCAACCGTGATGCGGCATCAAGCTGTACTAAATGCTATTTTTAGTACGGGGGAATTGGTGTGGCAGCCCAGTCCTTGGGCAGAAGGGTTGTGCGATCGCATGGTATTGTCAGCGTATCGTTCCACATTTCCCCAACTTTGGGAAGATCACGATTTAGTGGTGCGCCTGGAGCTTTCCGAGCCAGTACCTTCATACTATCAACCAGTCGTCTCCACCGAACAACAATCAAAGACACAAGGCTATGTCCTCCGCCTGTTTGTAGCCGGACATAGTGCAGCGACAGAACGTATTTTGCAAAATTTACACGAGCTTTTAGAACAATATCTGGGCTATCCCTACACCTTAAAAGTTATTGATGTTTTAACAAATCCAGAACAAGCAGAAGCCGATCAAGTTTCTGCCACTCCTACGCTTGTTAAAGTTTGGCCTCAGCCCATTCGCCGCATTGCTGGCGAGTTGGATAATGTAGAAAAAATCTTACAAATGTTAGGCACTGCAGAAAATTTTTAA
- a CDS encoding PstS family phosphate ABC transporter substrate-binding protein, which translates to MSTGQSKKEGVIKCSYCHYDANPITAKSCRKCGKSLVGANSYNSSKGVKSKVIPSTYEWLSAPLNWFGFTLLLPLVIFIAGSYILLKTIGSPQVSLTNESVSFNDTTQNASSDIKYYTSMKEVPNVPEGKFYYGGAFVFASLKAQGLHQAINQLYPKFQIRYNEPTDNTPGSGAGIAMLLNGELSVALSTRALEEAEYSKARERNFSLQQVPVAIDGVGFYVHPNVSILGLSVNQLQDIYKGKITNWKDVGGPDLAIVPFRTKAGNSFKMLLGSEAENVSPNIKFTRDFTETFRKVSSTPGAIGLGTATLIVGQKTIRPIAIASENSKNYVPLVVNGTQLNTAAFLDGTYPLTRRIFVIIRRDKTPEEMAGVAYANLLLSKEGQKFVEKAGFVPIR; encoded by the coding sequence ATGAGTACCGGGCAATCAAAAAAAGAAGGAGTCATAAAATGCAGCTATTGTCACTACGATGCCAATCCCATAACAGCCAAGTCTTGTCGCAAGTGCGGTAAAAGTCTTGTTGGTGCTAATTCATACAACAGCAGTAAGGGTGTGAAAAGCAAAGTTATACCCTCAACTTATGAATGGCTGTCTGCTCCTTTAAATTGGTTTGGTTTCACTCTACTGTTACCGCTTGTTATTTTTATTGCTGGAAGCTACATTCTTCTCAAAACAATTGGCAGTCCACAAGTCTCCTTGACAAATGAATCCGTTAGTTTCAATGACACCACTCAGAATGCTTCATCTGATATCAAATACTACACTTCAATGAAGGAAGTGCCAAATGTTCCGGAGGGGAAGTTTTATTATGGTGGTGCTTTTGTCTTCGCATCTCTAAAAGCTCAAGGTTTACATCAAGCTATTAACCAGTTATATCCAAAGTTTCAAATACGTTACAATGAACCCACAGACAATACACCTGGTAGTGGCGCGGGTATTGCCATGTTGTTGAACGGTGAACTGAGCGTTGCTTTATCAACTCGAGCTCTGGAAGAAGCTGAATACAGTAAGGCGCGGGAACGGAATTTTTCTCTACAACAGGTACCAGTTGCTATTGATGGGGTTGGTTTTTATGTTCATCCAAATGTTTCCATTCTCGGGCTTTCTGTAAACCAACTCCAAGATATTTACAAGGGCAAAATTACGAACTGGAAGGATGTAGGAGGACCCGATTTAGCGATCGTACCTTTTAGGACAAAAGCTGGTAACTCATTCAAAATGCTGCTTGGCTCAGAAGCAGAAAATGTCAGCCCTAATATAAAATTTACTCGGGATTTCACAGAAACTTTCCGTAAAGTTAGCTCTACACCGGGAGCAATCGGTCTTGGTACTGCGACGTTAATTGTTGGTCAAAAAACCATCCGTCCTATTGCGATCGCTTCTGAAAACAGCAAAAACTATGTACCGCTTGTTGTAAATGGTACTCAACTTAACACAGCAGCGTTTCTAGATGGCACTTACCCTTTAACCAGACGCATATTTGTAATAATTCGTCGGGATAAGACACCAGAAGAAATGGCTGGTGTGGCATACGCCAACCTATTGCTATCCAAAGAAGGACAAAAGTTTGTAGAGAAAGCAGGCTTTGTCCCAATTCGATGA
- a CDS encoding substrate-binding domain-containing protein produces the protein MYSTVELYLHDLEDRYVRFMLNLNSLVRAASVAGLTFGLVSVSQLGQKTFAQDITLEGSGSTSIRLVVSDWFTERGVNYRVVGGNVGRPEFENGITDFVASDYSLPNLPREDMVVLNPVDNTIVLPYNVPGFEARLNTEQLCGIYNGTITNWSQVGGPSLPILRVYRFDASNTSAELDTGFVQPTCGFSITNPDRSVNLPNPNPATDLPGNGSDGVLDVVEKTPGAIGYINRPIAISRGLRDFVFFTPLETSELFQGPIYVIFRKSYATKEKAKAARDLCKYIANKGSRVAQEDFGYTPPTGPSDSCQLIAFPAPAP, from the coding sequence GTGTATTCTACTGTTGAACTCTATCTTCACGATCTGGAGGATCGATACGTGCGGTTTATGTTGAATTTAAACAGTCTGGTACGAGCAGCTTCTGTTGCAGGTTTAACATTTGGTTTGGTATCTGTTTCTCAGCTCGGGCAAAAAACTTTTGCACAAGACATCACACTTGAAGGTTCTGGTTCAACCTCCATTCGTCTTGTAGTTTCAGACTGGTTTACCGAACGTGGGGTTAACTACCGTGTCGTTGGTGGCAATGTTGGTCGTCCCGAATTTGAGAACGGAATCACTGACTTTGTCGCTAGCGATTACTCTCTCCCCAACCTTCCTAGAGAAGACATGGTGGTTCTCAATCCAGTTGACAATACGATTGTGTTGCCATACAACGTACCTGGTTTCGAGGCAAGACTTAACACAGAGCAGCTCTGTGGTATCTACAACGGCACTATTACCAACTGGAGCCAAGTGGGCGGTCCGAGTTTACCCATCCTTCGCGTTTACCGTTTTGATGCCAGCAATACCAGTGCTGAACTTGATACCGGATTTGTTCAGCCCACATGTGGATTTTCCATCACGAATCCAGATAGGAGCGTGAATTTACCCAATCCCAATCCCGCTACCGATCTGCCCGGAAATGGCAGCGATGGTGTCCTTGATGTCGTTGAGAAGACTCCAGGAGCCATTGGTTATATCAACCGTCCCATAGCTATCAGCCGAGGGTTAAGAGATTTTGTCTTCTTCACTCCTTTGGAAACTTCAGAATTATTCCAAGGACCGATCTACGTTATTTTCCGTAAATCCTACGCCACTAAGGAAAAAGCTAAGGCTGCTAGGGATTTATGCAAGTATATCGCAAACAAGGGCAGTCGAGTTGCACAAGAAGACTTTGGCTATACACCGCCAACAGGACCGAGTGACTCCTGTCAACTTATCGCCTTCCCCGCTCCTGCACCTTAA
- a CDS encoding FAD-dependent oxidoreductase, with translation MPFDYDLVIIGAGSGGIAAAERAAGYGVRVAIAEQAKVGGACINYGCIPEKLLDYAASYKQLDKLASSYGWDKVARHFHWSHFVDAKNRHLQHLNELHLHNLQHSGAKLIQGQAAFLDAHTVLIADRPVTADKILIAVGAKPLIPEIPGIECAITWRELYNLPAQPKHLAILGSDPIGVKVAGSMNELETHVTQIIAGDCVLAELDAEIGKRIQDKMIQQGVQIFSHSYVEKIERIGDRFCLKLSGKYTDSVIVDTVFVDAPRKPNLENLNLEQVGIQRTPSGAIQVDEFSRTTHVNVFAVGDCTDRIPLTPSAIAQARAFADTEFGGQPQMVSYDWVPISISSHPEAATVGLSEAQAREKYGDAVQCYRTQFRPLFYCLSQLNEKSLLKVVVNRDDAERILGVHMLGEGSVEMIQTLAIALSLGATKQNLDRAIGIHPSSAEELFSM, from the coding sequence ATGCCATTTGACTATGACCTTGTGATAATTGGCGCTGGTTCTGGAGGAATTGCAGCAGCTGAAAGAGCAGCTGGCTATGGGGTACGAGTAGCGATCGCAGAACAAGCTAAGGTTGGCGGTGCTTGCATCAACTACGGCTGTATTCCTGAAAAATTGCTGGATTACGCTGCTAGCTACAAACAGTTAGATAAACTAGCTAGTAGTTATGGGTGGGATAAAGTCGCCCGTCACTTTCACTGGTCGCATTTTGTAGATGCAAAAAACCGTCACCTCCAGCATCTCAACGAATTGCACTTGCACAATCTGCAACACTCAGGAGCTAAGTTAATTCAGGGACAAGCAGCATTTTTAGACGCTCATACAGTGCTGATTGCAGATAGACCGGTCACTGCTGACAAAATTTTGATTGCAGTAGGCGCAAAACCCCTTATACCGGAAATTCCAGGAATTGAATGTGCTATTACCTGGCGCGAACTTTATAACTTACCAGCACAACCCAAACACCTTGCAATTCTGGGTAGCGATCCGATTGGTGTAAAAGTTGCTGGAAGTATGAATGAGTTAGAGACTCACGTCACTCAAATCATTGCTGGGGACTGTGTCTTAGCTGAACTGGATGCTGAAATTGGCAAAAGAATTCAGGACAAGATGATCCAGCAAGGAGTGCAAATTTTCAGCCACAGCTATGTTGAAAAAATTGAACGAATAGGCGATCGCTTTTGTCTCAAGTTGTCTGGAAAATACACCGATTCCGTAATTGTTGATACGGTTTTTGTTGATGCTCCACGGAAACCAAATTTGGAAAACCTGAATTTAGAACAAGTAGGAATTCAACGAACACCATCAGGAGCGATTCAGGTTGATGAATTTAGTCGCACAACTCACGTCAATGTTTTTGCCGTAGGAGACTGTACGGATAGAATTCCTTTGACTCCGAGCGCGATCGCCCAAGCCAGAGCTTTTGCAGATACAGAATTTGGCGGACAGCCTCAAATGGTTAGTTATGATTGGGTTCCTATCTCTATTTCCTCTCACCCTGAAGCCGCAACAGTTGGATTATCTGAAGCACAAGCCCGCGAGAAGTATGGGGATGCCGTACAATGCTACCGCACTCAATTTCGCCCGTTGTTCTATTGTTTGAGCCAATTAAATGAAAAATCTTTGCTCAAGGTTGTGGTGAACCGAGATGATGCGGAGCGGATACTGGGCGTTCACATGCTGGGGGAAGGCTCAGTAGAGATGATTCAAACGCTTGCGATCGCTCTCTCGCTTGGTGCAACTAAGCAGAATCTGGATAGAGCGATCGGCATTCATCCTTCGAGTGCAGAAGAACTGTTTTCAATGTAG
- a CDS encoding Uma2 family endonuclease — protein MNITTAKRFTISEYERLAKLEFFRENERVELIDGEIISMVSKGTRHSVCETRLERQLYELVGKRATLRGQQPIVISEYNEPEPDRAIVKNREDDYLSTHPLPSDILLLIEIADSSLKYDQEVKLTIYAQGGISDYWIFNLIDNCLECYSEPYQNLQGKFGYRKKIIFLPNETVNLPYFSDLILDLSKVFPAI, from the coding sequence ATGAATATAACTACTGCGAAACGCTTTACGATATCTGAATACGAACGTTTGGCAAAACTCGAATTTTTTAGGGAAAATGAGCGAGTTGAGCTGATTGATGGAGAAATCATTTCTATGGTCTCGAAAGGTACACGACATTCTGTTTGTGAAACTCGATTAGAAAGACAGTTGTATGAACTAGTTGGGAAACGTGCAACATTAAGAGGACAACAACCGATCGTTATTTCTGAATATAACGAACCGGAACCAGATAGAGCGATCGTCAAAAATCGAGAAGATGATTATCTCAGTACTCATCCCTTACCTTCCGATATCTTACTTTTAATTGAAATTGCTGATTCTTCTTTAAAATACGACCAAGAAGTTAAATTAACAATTTACGCTCAAGGGGGTATTTCAGATTATTGGATATTTAATCTTATAGATAATTGCTTGGAATGCTACAGCGAACCTTACCAAAATTTGCAAGGTAAGTTTGGCTATCGAAAAAAAATAATTTTTCTACCTAATGAAACCGTGAATCTTCCCTATTTTTCGGATTTAATTCTGGATTTATCTAAAGTATTTCCTGCCATCTAA
- a CDS encoding DNA adenine methylase, with the protein MFILDKSMVAKPFLKWAGGKGQLIEQMNSLFPQELAEGSIKKYIEPFVGGGAVFLHLVQNYPVEEFFIFDINIELVIAYTTIQRDVEKLISLLLNIQNKYLSLDDKERKTYFYQVRSEFNWRRKEIDSINYNSEWIERTAQIIFLNRTCFNGLFRVNSNGSFNVPVGRYKNPNICDKTNLKAVSEALQKTQIHYGDFSECEKYVDSNTFVYFDPPYRPISKTSNFTSYSQNMFGDSEQLRLRDFFQSLDAKGAKLLLSNSDPKNEDINDNFFDNSYAGYRIERVMASRNINCNVSKRKAIKEILIMNYISGANKILTTSSNSSVTR; encoded by the coding sequence ATGTTTATCTTAGATAAATCAATGGTAGCAAAACCTTTTCTAAAATGGGCGGGAGGGAAAGGACAACTCATCGAGCAGATGAATAGTCTTTTTCCTCAAGAATTAGCAGAGGGTTCAATAAAAAAATACATAGAACCATTTGTTGGCGGAGGAGCAGTGTTCTTGCATCTGGTTCAAAACTATCCAGTTGAAGAATTTTTTATTTTTGATATTAATATTGAATTAGTTATAGCCTACACAACTATTCAACGCGATGTAGAGAAACTCATTTCACTTTTATTAAATATACAAAATAAATATTTATCTCTTGATGATAAGGAAAGAAAAACATACTTTTATCAAGTGAGATCGGAATTTAATTGGCGACGCAAAGAAATAGATTCAATTAACTATAATTCAGAATGGATTGAGAGAACTGCACAAATCATTTTCCTAAACCGTACTTGTTTCAATGGACTTTTTAGAGTCAATTCAAACGGAAGTTTTAATGTTCCAGTAGGTAGATATAAAAACCCTAATATATGCGATAAAACAAATTTAAAAGCTGTGTCTGAAGCGCTTCAAAAAACTCAAATTCATTATGGAGATTTTAGTGAGTGTGAAAAATACGTAGATAGCAATACCTTTGTTTATTTCGATCCACCTTACAGACCAATTAGTAAAACGTCTAACTTTACCTCATACTCACAAAATATGTTTGGTGATTCCGAACAATTACGACTGCGAGACTTTTTCCAATCTCTTGATGCAAAGGGAGCTAAATTACTTTTAAGTAACTCCGATCCTAAAAATGAAGATATTAACGATAATTTTTTTGATAATTCCTATGCTGGTTACCGTATTGAAAGAGTCATGGCTTCACGCAATATCAACTGTAATGTTTCAAAGCGGAAAGCCATCAAAGAGATTTTAATTATGAATTATATAAGTGGAGCCAATAAAATTCTGACAACATCTTCCAATTCCTCCGTAACTCGGTAA
- a CDS encoding antitoxin family protein: MQTLKAIYENGVFRPLEEPELIEGQFVQLIVKPTTPLSPQDMLQLASQVYEGLSATEIDEIEEIALNRDNFFSDRTEA, from the coding sequence ATGCAAACTTTAAAAGCTATTTATGAAAATGGTGTGTTTCGCCCTTTAGAAGAACCTGAATTGATTGAAGGGCAATTTGTCCAACTGATAGTTAAACCTACTACTCCTCTTAGTCCTCAAGATATGCTACAACTTGCATCTCAAGTTTATGAGGGATTATCAGCAACAGAGATTGACGAAATTGAAGAAATCGCCTTAAATCGAGACAATTTTTTCTCTGATAGAACTGAAGCATGA
- a CDS encoding glycerol acyltransferase: MPDIIYQAQPPLEFIPPALDPLFLRGVQLVLPHWIRWKTAINHIEADNVEVLVDLYRQFQEGKIRFMLAFRHPKTEDPFALGYLLYHILPKVARHGGTALQHPIHAHFIYDRGIPLWAGSHVGWIVSHLGATPIQRGKADWTGLRSARDLFVNGQFPMAAAPEGATNGLSEIVNPLEPGIAQMGFWCAEDLQKDKRDEQVFIVPVGIRYSYVAAPWGAIANLLTELETAMGLSANTAHSLPSSATFDSLYPRLVGLSERLLSLIEEFYKRFYHRKLPVYEGGKDANELFAVRLQAVLDVVLQVAEDYFDLQSKGNFSDRCRRVEQAGWNYIFREEFKDKKALSLVEKALGDRVAEEANLRMWHMRLVENLVAVTGKYVREKPTAERFAETTLLLWNVVTLITGGNPFRTPKLGKQNVKITIGEPLSVSERYPAYKASRQGARQAVADLTKDLQQRLEGLVLKDNS, from the coding sequence TTGCCCGATATTATTTATCAAGCCCAACCACCTTTGGAATTTATTCCTCCGGCGTTAGATCCCTTATTTTTGCGCGGTGTCCAGTTGGTGTTACCCCATTGGATACGCTGGAAAACAGCAATTAACCATATTGAAGCAGACAACGTAGAGGTTTTGGTGGATTTGTACCGCCAGTTCCAAGAAGGTAAAATCCGCTTTATGCTGGCATTTCGCCATCCGAAGACGGAAGATCCCTTTGCTTTAGGCTATTTGCTTTATCACATTCTGCCAAAAGTAGCACGACATGGGGGTACAGCGCTACAGCATCCGATTCACGCTCATTTTATTTATGACCGTGGAATTCCTCTTTGGGCTGGTTCTCACGTTGGTTGGATTGTATCTCATTTGGGTGCAACCCCCATTCAACGAGGGAAAGCAGATTGGACGGGATTGCGATCGGCACGTGACTTATTTGTCAACGGTCAGTTTCCCATGGCGGCTGCACCTGAAGGTGCTACCAATGGTCTTTCAGAAATTGTCAATCCTCTAGAACCAGGTATTGCCCAGATGGGTTTTTGGTGCGCTGAGGATTTACAGAAAGACAAGCGGGATGAACAGGTTTTTATTGTACCAGTCGGTATTCGATACAGTTATGTTGCAGCTCCTTGGGGTGCTATTGCCAATCTTTTAACTGAATTGGAAACTGCGATGGGCTTAAGTGCAAATACAGCACATTCCCTCCCCTCCTCTGCAACTTTTGACTCTCTCTACCCTCGCTTGGTGGGTTTGAGCGAACGTTTATTATCTTTGATAGAAGAATTTTACAAGCGGTTCTACCATCGCAAATTGCCAGTCTATGAGGGAGGAAAAGATGCAAATGAGCTTTTTGCCGTTCGTCTTCAAGCTGTGTTAGATGTGGTTTTACAAGTTGCTGAAGATTATTTTGACTTACAATCTAAAGGAAATTTTAGCGATCGCTGTCGTCGGGTAGAGCAAGCAGGATGGAATTATATTTTTAGAGAGGAATTTAAAGATAAAAAAGCACTGTCTCTTGTAGAAAAGGCATTAGGCGATCGTGTAGCAGAAGAAGCGAACTTGCGAATGTGGCACATGAGATTGGTGGAAAATTTAGTTGCTGTCACGGGTAAATACGTGCGAGAAAAACCCACAGCAGAACGATTTGCAGAGACCACCTTACTTCTATGGAATGTCGTCACTCTAATTACGGGTGGCAATCCTTTCCGAACTCCCAAACTTGGCAAGCAAAATGTGAAAATAACTATTGGTGAGCCTTTGTCTGTTTCCGAACGTTACCCGGCTTACAAGGCTAGTCGCCAAGGTGCTAGACAAGCCGTTGCCGATCTCACAAAAGATTTACAACAAAGGTTAGAAGGGTTGGTTTTGAAGGATAATAGTTAA
- a CDS encoding proline--tRNA ligase, whose protein sequence is MRLSQMLFLTLRDDPADAEIPSHKLLVRAGYIRRIGSGVYAYLPFMWRVLQRVSQIVREEINKIGGQECLLPQLQPAELWKESGRWDTYTKGEGIMFFLKDRRDQEQALGPTHEEVITTIARDMIRSYRQLPQVFYQIQTKFRDEIRPRFGLMRGREFIMKDAYSFHPDEESLKKTYQDMDTAYHNILRRCGLAFRAVQADPGAIGGSGSQEFMVLAEAGEDEVLYTEDGKYAANVEKAVSLPPDAEPSPFTSYEKRETPGTETIEKVCKFLKCSPTQIVKNVLYQTIFDNGMTAFVLVSIRGDQEVNDVKLQNELTKLAPQFGAKAAIKLIVPDAQAQSKLLKPLPLGYIAPDIADSHIIHAAKDIVPHFVRFIDKTAVDLKNFATGANESGYHVVGANWNEQYKVPEPIVDVRKSRPGDRSVHNPEQLLLSARGIEVGHIFQLGIKYSQAMGATYTNEQGEEKPLFMGCYGVGVSRLAQSAVEQSYDKDGIVWPVAIAPYQAIVTIPNVKDAQQVEIAEKLYAELNSAGIDTLLDDRDERPGVKFKDADLIGIPYRIVTGRAIANGKVEVVERKSRNSQEIDIAEVVSTIKEWIDAANG, encoded by the coding sequence ATGCGACTGTCACAAATGCTATTCCTTACACTTAGGGACGATCCAGCAGATGCTGAGATTCCCAGCCACAAACTCTTAGTCCGCGCAGGCTACATTCGTCGCATCGGTAGCGGTGTATATGCTTACCTTCCATTTATGTGGCGAGTCCTGCAAAGAGTTTCCCAAATTGTCCGCGAAGAAATCAACAAAATTGGCGGACAAGAGTGTCTCTTACCTCAATTACAACCTGCTGAGTTATGGAAAGAGTCCGGACGGTGGGATACGTACACCAAAGGGGAAGGAATTATGTTCTTCCTAAAAGACCGTCGCGATCAAGAACAGGCTTTAGGACCAACCCATGAGGAAGTGATTACAACCATCGCTCGTGACATGATTCGTTCCTACCGTCAGCTTCCACAGGTTTTTTACCAAATTCAAACAAAATTCCGCGATGAAATCCGTCCTCGTTTTGGTTTAATGCGCGGGCGAGAATTCATCATGAAGGATGCTTACTCTTTCCACCCAGATGAAGAAAGTTTGAAAAAAACTTATCAGGATATGGATACCGCCTACCATAATATCTTGAGAAGGTGTGGTTTAGCTTTTCGTGCCGTCCAAGCCGATCCCGGTGCAATTGGCGGTTCTGGTTCGCAAGAATTTATGGTGCTAGCGGAAGCAGGCGAAGATGAAGTCTTGTACACAGAAGATGGAAAATACGCTGCTAACGTAGAGAAAGCGGTTTCTCTCCCACCAGATGCAGAACCATCACCGTTTACGAGCTATGAAAAGCGGGAAACTCCAGGAACAGAGACTATTGAGAAAGTCTGTAAATTTCTCAAATGTTCCCCCACCCAAATAGTGAAAAACGTTCTTTATCAAACAATTTTTGATAATGGGATGACAGCATTCGTGCTAGTAAGTATCCGAGGAGACCAAGAGGTTAATGATGTCAAGTTGCAAAACGAACTGACAAAACTAGCTCCTCAGTTCGGTGCTAAAGCTGCTATCAAATTGATAGTGCCAGATGCCCAAGCCCAATCAAAACTGCTCAAACCTTTACCTTTGGGCTATATTGCACCTGACATTGCCGACAGTCACATTATTCATGCCGCCAAAGATATCGTCCCTCATTTTGTGCGTTTTATTGATAAAACAGCTGTTGATTTAAAGAATTTTGCCACGGGTGCAAATGAATCGGGTTATCACGTCGTTGGCGCAAATTGGAACGAGCAATACAAGGTACCCGAACCGATCGTAGATGTACGTAAGTCAAGACCTGGGGATCGCTCCGTTCACAATCCCGAGCAGCTTCTGCTTAGCGCTCGTGGAATAGAGGTAGGACACATTTTTCAATTAGGTATTAAGTATTCGCAAGCAATGGGCGCAACGTATACCAACGAACAAGGAGAAGAAAAACCTCTATTCATGGGTTGTTACGGTGTGGGTGTATCGCGCTTAGCCCAATCTGCTGTAGAGCAATCTTATGATAAAGATGGGATTGTTTGGCCTGTTGCGATCGCACCTTATCAGGCGATCGTTACAATTCCTAACGTCAAAGATGCCCAACAAGTAGAAATCGCGGAAAAACTTTACGCAGAACTGAACTCTGCGGGAATTGACACTCTACTTGACGATCGCGACGAGCGACCGGGCGTAAAATTCAAGGACGCCGATTTAATTGGAATCCCTTACAGAATCGTCACTGGGAGGGCAATTGCCAATGGCAAAGTTGAAGTCGTTGAAAGAAAAAGCCGCAACTCTCAGGAAATTGACATTGCTGAAGTTGTATCTACTATAAAGGAGTGGATTGATGCTGCTAATGGCTAA